One Terriglobales bacterium genomic window, GGGCGCCCTTGCGCTCGAGCAGTGTGTTGGTGCCGACCGTGGTGCCGTGGAGCAGGAGGATTGGACGGCCGGCGGCCAGCTTCTTCGCGCCGGAGACGATGGCGCGCGAGGGGTCGCGCGGGGTGGAGAAGAGCTTGACGATGCGGAGCCGGCCTTGATCGAAGGTCAGGCAGTCGGTGAAGGTTCCGCCGGTGTCGATGGCGATGCGAAGCGGTCCGGGCACGGGAGCGGGATTATAAAGGCTGGTTGGTCTCCGGCCGTCGGTGGTTGGCAGAAGTTCAACCGCGACCACGAAGGGCACGCAGGAAGCCCAGCCGATCCGGTCATCGGTTGGATAAAGAATTAGGGTCAAAGGCGCCCAAGGCACGCCCAGCCTGCGTACACGCGGTGTACGTTCATTTCGCTTCGGGGTAAACCCCGAGGAGCTTGACGCGCTGGGCGGCGCGGGCGAGATCGCGGAGCGCGGCCCGGGATTCGCGGTCGTCGCCGCGGAGGAAGTCGGCGAAGAAGACGTACTCCCAGGGGCGTCCGCGAACGGGGCGCGATTCGATTTTGCTGAGGCTGATGCCGCGCGACGCGAAGCCGCTGAGCGCGCGGTACAAGGCGCCGGGCTGGTTCTTCAGGAAAAACGCAATCGAAGTCTTGTTGGCGCGGGGGAGCGGTCTGCCGGCCCGCAGCACCAGGTAGAAGCGGGTGAAGTTCTGCTTGTCGTCTTCGATGCCGCGGAGCAGGAAGCGCGCGCCGTATTCGCGGGCGGCCGCGCGTCCGGCGATGGCGGCGGTGTCGCTCAGCTGCCGGGCCATGACGTGCTTCACGCTTCCGGCGGTGTCGTAGAAGGGCACCGGTTCGATGTTGCGGTGGCGCTTGAAAAAGTCGCGGCATTGCGCGAGCGCGACGGGATGAGAGAGCACGCGGCGGACGCCGGCAAGCTTCACGCCGGGGGCGGCGAGCAGGTTGTGCTCGATACGCAGGCGGAATTCGCGCTGGATGAAGACCGGGCGCTCGAGGAGCAGGTCGTAGTGCTCGCTGACGGGGCCGGCGAGCGTGTTCTCGATGGGGATCACGGCGGCATCGACGCGGCGGGCGCGCAGGGCGTTGAAGACGTCGAGCGAGACGGCGCATGGGACGACGGAGCAGCCGGGCAGCATTTGCCCGGCGGCGGCGTGGCTGAACGAGCCGAGCTCTCCCTGGATGGCGACGCGCAAGGCCATGAAGGACACAGCTTACAGGGCGGAGCAGGGCGGCAGCTACCCGGCTGCGGTTGCCCAAAGGAGGGCATGGCATGGTTGTCCGCAGGAGGGAATTCCGCGGGCGGTTTTGAGCGTGGCCCAGGCCCTGGGGTGACAACCCGCGCTGCTGGCGGCGCACCGAACTGTGTAGCGGTACGAACCCCGGAGTCGGTGGGAGGGAGTGCTTATGCTGTGGACCCTGTTTGTCGTCCTGTTAGTTCTATGGCTGCTGGGAGTGGTGAGCAGCTACACCCTGGGCGGATTCATTCACATTCTGCTGGTGCTGGCAGTGATTGCGTTGATCTTCCAGCTCATCAGCGGCCGCCGGACAGTCGTATAGCACCCTGCCGCCCTACGGGGAGGTCAACGGGGGATTGCTTCACGTCGCGTAGCGTAGTCGCGGTCGGTATTGCGAAGGGGCGCCTGAGGGCGTCCCTGATTTTTTTGGTCGTTCGTCGTTAGTGGCTGGCGGGCCCCTTCGCGCTGTCATTCTGGTCTGAGAGTTGTGGCTCGGCGCCGGCGGGCGAGGGCGCGCGCCGCTACATCGTCCCAATCCGAATCAGGTAACTGCCCTAGCACGAACGCGTGAGTACTAGGGGCTACTCTGGATTGTGAGTTCCTTTCCATCCGGGTACTTTCGTTACATTTTTAGGCCGTGCCGAAGACGCGGACCAGACGTCTTGGCGGAACGCTCAATTTGAGCAGAGCAACGTCGGCGGGGCATGCAGAAACGTCATGCCTCGCCGGTGTGTTTTTCAGGGGGCGTGGGCGCTCAGGTTCGCATAGACTCGAGGTGAACGAGGCACGAGGATGGCAACGGAAGTCAGGCCGTTTCCGGTGGTTGAGGTGGGCGGGGCGGCGCAGCTCGTGGCGATCGCGCCTCGGCTGGCTTCGGTGGACCTGTTGTGGCTGACGGCGCTCGTCATCCTGTACTTCCCGTGCCGGTGGTGGGCCGAGTGCAAGCGGACGCATCGTGCGTGGTGGGTGAGCTACCTGTAACCGCCGCATTGCGGAACTGCCAAACTGCCGAATTGAAAAACCTGTGCGCGGGCAGCTTTCGATGCGGCAGTCCGCAGGTTGGCAATTCGACAATTCCGGTACACTCCCGGAGTGAAATTCTCCTCCCGCACATCGTGGGACCTGGGGCCGAACCGGCTGGCGTCGGCGCTGGCGGAAGCGCGGGCGGCGGGGCGGGAGATTCTGGACCTGACCGAATCGAACCCGACGCGCTGCGGGTTCCAGTACAACGAGCGCGAGATCCTTGGGGCCTTGAGTGACCAGCAGTCGCTCGTCTACGAGCCGGAGCCGCGCGGGCTGCCGCGCGCGCGGGAAGCGGTGGCCGGGTATTACACCGCGCGCGGAGCGGAGATTTCTTCGGAGCAGATTTTTCTTACGACCAGCACAAGCGAAGGCCATTCGCACCTGTTTCGACTGCTGTGCGATGCGGGCGACGAGGTGCTGGCGCCGAGTCCGAGTTATCCGCTGTTCGATTTTCTGGCGGCGCTCGACAACGTGCGGCTGGTGCGGTATCCGCTGGTCTACGACCACGGGTGGCAAATTGATTTGCACGCGCTGGAGCAGGCGATTACGCCGCGCACGCGCGCGGTGATGCTGGTGCATCCCAACAATCCCACCGGATCGTATGTGAGCGCGGGCGAGCGCGATGCGCTGAATGCACTCTGTCGCGAGCGCGGGTTGGCGCTGGTGGCAGATGAGGTGTTTCTGGATTATCCGCATGATGGCCCGGCGCGGACGAGCTTTGCCGGGAATGCGGAGGCGCTCACGTTCGTGCTGAGCGGCCTCTCGAAGATTGCGGCCCTGCCGCAGATGAAGGCGGCGTGGGTGGCGGCGTCGGGGCCGCAGGAGTTGGTGGCGGCCGCGACCGCGCGGCTGGAGGTCATTGCCGACACCTTTCTCTCGATGAACGCGCCGGTGCAGCACGCGTTGCCGGTGCTTCTGGCGCAGCGCGTAAACGAGCAGATCCAGGCGCGCGTCGCGCGAAACCTGGCCGAACTGGACCGGCAGCTGGGGGCGCAGAAACCGGTTTCGCGACTCAACGTCGAAGCGGGATGGTATGCGGTGTTGCGCGTGCCGGCAGTGGGCAACGATGACGACCTGGCGGTGGAACTGGTCCGGCGCGAGGGGGTCCTGGCGCATCCCGGGCATTTTTATGATTTTCAGCGGGAAGGATTTCTGGTGGTCAGCTTGATTGCGCCGGTTGCAGCGTTTGCGGAGGGGATGAAGCGGGTGTTGCGGGTAGTTGGGTAGCGTCGCCCCTACGCGCTCGGACTTGATGCTGCTCTCCCAGCGCTCACGTGCTGGGCCAGCGAATGGCGTCGCTCCGCGACTGCGCGGACGGGGGCGTCGGCGCCACGCGGTCTGGGCTCGCTGCGCTCAGGATGACCCGGGGGAGAGAGGGGTCCAATTGCCCGCCGTTTCTGATTCACTGTCCACGATCTCTATCCACTTTTCACTCGCGCGCGTATTGGCCGGCGATTTTTCCTGTCAGGAATGGATTGGTTGCGCGCTCCTTGCCGATCGTCGTTGCCGGGCCGTGGCCGGGGATGACGCCGGTTTCGTCGGGCAGGGCGAGGACGCGGGTGTGCAGCGAGCGCAGGATGGCGGGCAGCGAGCCGCCGGGCAGATCGGTGCGGCCGATGCTGCCGGCGAAGAGCGTGTCGCCGGCGAGCAGAAGTTTTTCCGCGGGAATGTAGAGGCAGACGCTGCCCTCGGTGTGTCCAGGGGTGTGCATGACCGTGCCCACGATGGAGCCGGCGCGGATGGCGTCGCCCTCGGCGAGGCTGGCGTCGATTTCCACTTTGCCGGGCGAGCGCATGCCGACCCATGCGGCCTGCACATCGAGCATCCTGAGCAGCGCGAGGTCGTTCTGGTTCAGCAGAATGGGCGCGGCGGTGGCCTGCTTGAGCTTCATGGCGCCGCCGACGTGGTCGATGTGCGCGTGGGTGATGACAATCTGGCGGACAGTCAGCTTGTGCTCGCGGATGAGGGCGAGGATTCCCTCGATTTCGTCACCTGGGTCGATGACGATGGCTTCGCGAGACTGCTCGGCGGCAATGATGGAACAGTTGCATTGGAGCGGGCCGACGGGGAGGACGAGGTGAAGCATCGTCCTATTGTAAAGATCGCCGGCGGCGCGAAACAAAAGCTGAGAACCTTTCACACAAAGTGCGCACGAAGGCCCGGCTGGATGCGTGCCTTCGCGCAACCTTTGTGATTTTCGTGTGAGACCCCGGCCTACCAGACGCGGCAGCGGTTCTCGCGGACCATGGGCTGGCCGGCCTTGCAGGAAAACGCTTTTTCGAATTCCGGCATGTTCACCACCAGTCCGTTCACGCGGTGCTTGCCGGGCGAGTGCGGGTCGGTGGCGGCGTTGAGGCGCTGGTTTTCGGGGCGATCGTTTTCGCAGGCCCACTGCGCGTAGCCGACGAAGAAGCGCTGCTCGGGCGTGAGGCCGTCTCGCGAGGTGAGCTGCTGGTCCCTGGTCTGCTCCTTCCACGCCATCCAGGCAAGGATGAGGCCGCCGAGATCGGCGACGTCTTCGCCCTCGGTGAGCTTGCTGTTGATCTTGATGTCGTCCACCACGACGTACTGCGCGTACTGATCGACGATGCACTGGGCGCGCTTGTTGAATTCGGCGGCATCTTCCTTCGTCCACCAGTCGCGCAGATTGCCCTGGGCATCGAACTGGCGGCCCTGATCGTCGAAGCCGTGGGTCAGCTCGTGACCGATGGTGCCGCCGGTGTTGCCGTAGTTGGGCGCGTCGTCGAGCCTGGCATCGTAGAGGGGCGGCTGGAGCACGCCGGCGGGGAAGTTGATGTCATTCATCTGCGGGTTGTAGTAAGCGTTCACGGTGGGCGGCGTCATGCCCCACTCGCCGCGGTCGAGGGGCTTGCCGATCTTGGCGAGCTGGCGGCGCGACTCGAATTCTCCGGCGCGGTGCACGTTGCCGAGGAAATCGTCGCGCTTGATGACGACGGAGCTGTAATCGCGCCACTTGTCGGGATAGCCGATCTTGTTGGCGGTGGCGTGCAGCTTGGCGAGCGCCTGCGCTTTGGTTTGCGGGCCCATCCAGGTGAGCTGGTTGATGTCCTGCTCCATGGCCTGCTCGATCTGCCTGGTCATGAGCAGGGCCTTGGCCTTCAGGTCGGGGCCGAAGGTGCGAGCGACGAATTCCTGGCCGAGGGCCTCGCCGAGCTGGCGGTCAACGAGCGACACGCAGCGCTTCCATCGCGGGCGATTCTGCTGGGTGCCGCGGAGGGTGCGGCTGTAAAAGTCAAAGTCGGCGTCGACGAATTTTGACGAGAGGTAGGGCGCGTTGGAGCTGAGCAGATGGAAGCGAAGGTAGGCCTTCCAATCGTCGAGCGAGGCGGACTGGATCTGCTGCTCGAGTTCCTTCATGAAGGCGGGCTGCGAGACGTTGATGACGTCAATCGTGTCGAGGCCGCCGGCCTTCAGGTAATTGTCCCAGTTGAAAGACGGCGTGAGAGCCTTGAGTTCGGCGCGCGACATCTTGTGGTAGAGCTTGTAGGGATCGCGGCGCTCAACGCGCGTCAGCGACGCCTTGGCGAGCGCGGTCTCCATGCGCATGATGGCGGCGGCCTCGTTTTTGGCGGCGTCAGGCGAGTCGCCAAGGAGCTGGAGCATGGCGGCGACGTGCGCCAGGTACTTCTGGCGGAGTTCCTCACTCTTGGGGTCTGTTTTTGTGTAGTAGTCGCGATCGGGCAGGCCGAGTCCGCCCGCGCCGGCATAAGCGATGATCTGGGAGGAGTTGCCGAAGTCCTGATTGGAGCCGAAGCCGAACATGGTTGAGCCGCCGGCCCCCGCGGTGAGCTGCATGCGCGAGAGCAGCCCGGCCAGATCACCCTTGGAGTTGAGAGCGGCGATGGCGTCCAGTTCGGGCTTGAGCGGCGCGAGGCCGGCTTTCTCGATCGCAGCTTCGTCCATGCAGGCGGCGAAGTAGTCACCGAGTTTCTGCTGGATCGGGCTGCGCTTGGCGCCGGGTTTCGCGAGGTCGTCGAGGATTCCCCAAAGAAATCTTTGGTTGTCGT contains:
- a CDS encoding lmo0937 family membrane protein — encoded protein: MLWTLFVVLLVLWLLGVVSSYTLGGFIHILLVLAVIALIFQLISGRRTVV
- a CDS encoding M13 family metallopeptidase — its product is MKSCVLFLVCLLALTAVAQTAAPAATPPKETPARALPYIPSLDTSAMDRSADPCVDFYAYSCGGWQKNNPIPPDQARWSVYGKLFNDNQRFLWGILDDLAKPGAKRSPIQQKLGDYFAACMDEAAIEKAGLAPLKPELDAIAALNSKGDLAGLLSRMQLTAGAGGSTMFGFGSNQDFGNSSQIIAYAGAGGLGLPDRDYYTKTDPKSEELRQKYLAHVAAMLQLLGDSPDAAKNEAAAIMRMETALAKASLTRVERRDPYKLYHKMSRAELKALTPSFNWDNYLKAGGLDTIDVINVSQPAFMKELEQQIQSASLDDWKAYLRFHLLSSNAPYLSSKFVDADFDFYSRTLRGTQQNRPRWKRCVSLVDRQLGEALGQEFVARTFGPDLKAKALLMTRQIEQAMEQDINQLTWMGPQTKAQALAKLHATANKIGYPDKWRDYSSVVIKRDDFLGNVHRAGEFESRRQLAKIGKPLDRGEWGMTPPTVNAYYNPQMNDINFPAGVLQPPLYDARLDDAPNYGNTGGTIGHELTHGFDDQGRQFDAQGNLRDWWTKEDAAEFNKRAQCIVDQYAQYVVVDDIKINSKLTEGEDVADLGGLILAWMAWKEQTRDQQLTSRDGLTPEQRFFVGYAQWACENDRPENQRLNAATDPHSPGKHRVNGLVVNMPEFEKAFSCKAGQPMVRENRCRVW
- a CDS encoding pyridoxal phosphate-dependent aminotransferase, which translates into the protein MKFSSRTSWDLGPNRLASALAEARAAGREILDLTESNPTRCGFQYNEREILGALSDQQSLVYEPEPRGLPRAREAVAGYYTARGAEISSEQIFLTTSTSEGHSHLFRLLCDAGDEVLAPSPSYPLFDFLAALDNVRLVRYPLVYDHGWQIDLHALEQAITPRTRAVMLVHPNNPTGSYVSAGERDALNALCRERGLALVADEVFLDYPHDGPARTSFAGNAEALTFVLSGLSKIAALPQMKAAWVAASGPQELVAAATARLEVIADTFLSMNAPVQHALPVLLAQRVNEQIQARVARNLAELDRQLGAQKPVSRLNVEAGWYAVLRVPAVGNDDDLAVELVRREGVLAHPGHFYDFQREGFLVVSLIAPVAAFAEGMKRVLRVVG
- a CDS encoding MBL fold metallo-hydrolase — its product is MLHLVLPVGPLQCNCSIIAAEQSREAIVIDPGDEIEGILALIREHKLTVRQIVITHAHIDHVGGAMKLKQATAAPILLNQNDLALLRMLDVQAAWVGMRSPGKVEIDASLAEGDAIRAGSIVGTVMHTPGHTEGSVCLYIPAEKLLLAGDTLFAGSIGRTDLPGGSLPAILRSLHTRVLALPDETGVIPGHGPATTIGKERATNPFLTGKIAGQYARE
- the pheA gene encoding prephenate dehydratase; this encodes MALRVAIQGELGSFSHAAAGQMLPGCSVVPCAVSLDVFNALRARRVDAAVIPIENTLAGPVSEHYDLLLERPVFIQREFRLRIEHNLLAAPGVKLAGVRRVLSHPVALAQCRDFFKRHRNIEPVPFYDTAGSVKHVMARQLSDTAAIAGRAAAREYGARFLLRGIEDDKQNFTRFYLVLRAGRPLPRANKTSIAFFLKNQPGALYRALSGFASRGISLSKIESRPVRGRPWEYVFFADFLRGDDRESRAALRDLARAAQRVKLLGVYPEAK